The Festucalex cinctus isolate MCC-2025b chromosome 10, RoL_Fcin_1.0, whole genome shotgun sequence region aacaatcgacttataaattcgtatcgggattaatcggtatcgaatcgaatcgtgacctgtgaatcgtgatacgaatcgaatcgtcaggtactaggcaattcacacccctactctgCACCCTCCTCCCCCTCAGTGAGGGAATCTGATACAATCCAGCAAAGTTTTGAAATACTGCAAAAGCAAATTCTGATCCATGGATTAGGAAAATAGGATTTGGAAATCTGGTTCAGTTTAATCTGGATtaaactttttgaaatactgggCCCTACACCTGATGATGGCCAAGCAGGGCGTGTCATGAATCATATAAATCGGTGCGTGTCTTGACTTCCACCGAACCCAGATGAAGAACCACTGATTTAGAGATTTCAATCCAATTTAactaggatgttttttttttggaatgtgaaagCTCCAGTATCCGAAACAACTCACACAAGCCTGGGGGAAAAGTGCCTCACTTCGCATATATTGCGCACTGTTTTATTACTGGACTATATTTTTCCAAACAAGCATGCCATGATAGCACGAGCACCATAAGTGGGTCTGCTGATAACGATCATGTTGAAATGTCATACTGGCTATCACACTGCACCATCAATATCTCTGTAATGACCTGGCTGATGGACTGTCAACATTGACTTTTTCCTCTCATATGGTCCCAAACGCTGTAAAGTAGACGGCATCCCGGCTTTCTAAGTGTGTTAACGCACCAAACATCTGCTTGAGCGTGGGAGGCGGGTCACTTTGCTTCACCTAATTAGCCATGCGCCACAGTAAAGGTCAGCGCAATCACTACGTAATCACCTGGAGAAGAAAGGGTTGCCCTCGTTTAATTTCAGGTGATATTCTTATCAAAGAATGGCCAAAATAGGCAAAAAGCGGAAATGGTGGGTGGCCATGTAAACATGTGCGTGTGTGACTGGGATGGGCTAAGGAGCAGTTAGTGGGAGGTGCGGGGACACTCAGCATCCCGCAACAGAAAGGTGGACGGCTATATAGTGAGGACAGCAGACAGAGAGGCATCCAAAAGAAAGGAGAAAAGATCCCACTCAGGacatcatcttaaaaaaaaaataaaaaatccacttcAGGTATCCAGGATGCGTGCGCTGGTGGTTTTGCCTCTGCTGCTTTGTGCCGTGGCGTGGGTCGGCAGAGCAAGAGCCGAGGTCAAAACCGTGAAACTGTGTGGCCGAGAGTTCCTCAGGGCTGTCGTGTACACCTGCGGAGGATCCCGCTGGAGGAGGTTCCTCGCCGAGTCAGACATGGATGGTGAGATGACTACTTTGTTATTTGTTTGAACCAATGTGTAcagtttttgtttcttaaacTCAGATTAATGAAAACTGTAAtagtagggatgttcaatacacTTATTCCAGACCAATACTCCCGTACTGAACTCCTGAGTATTCAATACCAATACGAAGCACAGATACCACTATTATGTTTCATACATAACAACCTTAATGACACATAATTTATCCCAAAATATAAGAATAgataattgccattaatttaagGCAATTTAGGGAAAAATACCATATTGGGATAATAATTAGTTTCTTAATTTCTAGTTACTGATTGTAACACCCAAGGTGGTCCTGggtacctggtatcagtactcgcccatccctagtaatgaataataatgtcaatacatttttgctgatttatttatatctgtttGTTCTATTTCACATTCTATAAACTCAAAGCCAGGTCCGACACACCACATACCACATGGATGACCTTTTGGGGTGGACCagtaaaaagcaaataaaatgtgtttactTGATGTTTCttgttattgattgatttaaataataataataataattttagcaGAAAATGTGGATGGTAATTCTTCagtttttgcattttctttaAACCAAATTCCGtaacataaattaaataatattatttatatcTGGCTGTCACCATGCCTTTTAAAGGAATTCTTGACTCAGTGGGCCAtactcagcagtgaaaagttaatattttgtccagaattaatttgatgacttcattatttttcatgtggaattaatagatttaaaaaaacattttttccacttgcagTGGACtaacgatgacatcacctgtgctgaggaagtaggtaacgaccaatcatgcctCACCTGTGTTAAATTCCGCTTACCTCCAGGGCAAGAATCGGGAAATTGTACTGACCGACTCTCCATGCAAAGGGTCAAAGCGTCCTGTTATCCCTTAATACAGCCC contains the following coding sequences:
- the insl5a gene encoding insulin-like peptide INSL5, which translates into the protein MVSRMRALVVLPLLLCAVAWVGRARAEVKTVKLCGREFLRAVVYTCGGSRWRRFLAESDMDGVSTAEENSLESLQSIKTRPGSDLTSRDLNHILTTVCCKVGCRKSDLAFLC